The following coding sequences are from one Actinomycetes bacterium window:
- the rpe gene encoding ribulose-phosphate 3-epimerase: MDGWHDLGVPRSTWPSCADAVRIAPSLLAADFGRLADAVVAFEGGGVERLHVDVMDGVFVPNFTFGTDTVRALRNVTSLPLELHLMIVDPDRHLEMFAEAGADGITVHYEAATHLHRTLTRIRELDCRAGAAIVPSTPSLALNDVLEVCDLALVMTINPGFGGQRLIPRTLVKVAQVGAEVDRQGLSTEVEVDGGVDLGNARACVEAGANVLVSGTTVFAHPDGPAAGARALRAASGVPLVERAG, encoded by the coding sequence ATGGACGGCTGGCATGATCTCGGGGTGCCCCGATCGACCTGGCCCTCCTGTGCAGACGCCGTCCGGATCGCCCCGAGCCTGCTCGCGGCCGACTTCGGCCGGTTGGCCGATGCCGTGGTCGCTTTCGAGGGTGGTGGGGTCGAGCGCCTGCACGTCGACGTGATGGACGGGGTGTTCGTGCCCAACTTCACCTTCGGGACCGACACGGTACGGGCGCTGCGCAACGTGACCTCGTTGCCACTCGAGCTGCATCTGATGATCGTGGATCCTGACCGGCATCTGGAGATGTTCGCCGAGGCAGGGGCGGACGGGATCACGGTGCACTACGAGGCGGCGACGCACCTGCATCGCACGTTGACGCGGATCCGGGAACTGGACTGCCGGGCGGGTGCGGCGATCGTGCCGAGCACGCCGTCGCTGGCCCTCAACGACGTGCTCGAGGTGTGCGACCTGGCGTTGGTCATGACGATCAACCCCGGGTTCGGGGGGCAGCGGCTGATCCCGCGGACGCTGGTGAAGGTGGCGCAGGTCGGCGCCGAGGTCGACCGGCAGGGGCTGAGCACCGAGGTGGAAGTGGACGGCGGGGTCGACCTCGGCAACGCGCGGGCATGCGTGGAGGCGGGCGCGAACGTACTGGTCTCCGGGACGACGGTGTTCGCGCACCCTGACGGTCCAGCCGCGGGTGCTCGGGCACTCCGTGCGGCCAGCGGGGTGCCGCTGGTGGAGCGGGCAGGCTGA
- a CDS encoding VOC family protein → MHAPQRARPGPGRARRLPVLGRGRGRCPGRRRSSRAPRAPGTGTRPQHDDADAGSGGLRGCALTAAASGVCCSSGCRNQGHEEPVHVDLATREPRLRWLARLVELGAVEVDRRAGNGPRWVVMLDPEGNEFCAFPLAEDASA, encoded by the coding sequence GTGCACGCTCCGCAACGGGCTCGCCCTGGCCCTGGCCGTGCCAGGCGTCTACCTGTCCTGGGTCGAGGCCGCGGGCGTTGCCCTGGTCGTCGCCGGAGTAGTCGTGCACCGCGCGCCCCAGGGACAGGGACACGGCCGCAGCATGACGATGCGGACGCTGGCTCAGGCGGACTTCGCGGCTGCGCCTTGACAGCCGCGGCGTCCGGGGTCTGCTGTTCTTCCGGGTGCCGGAACCAGGGCCATGAAGAACCGGTCCACGTCGACCTGGCCACTCGAGAACCGAGGCTGAGATGGCTGGCGCGCCTGGTCGAGCTCGGAGCGGTCGAGGTCGACCGGCGGGCCGGGAACGGCCCCCGGTGGGTCGTCATGCTCGATCCCGAGGGCAACGAGTTCTGCGCGTTCCCGCTGGCGGAAGATGCCAGCGCCTGA
- a CDS encoding SAM-dependent methyltransferase, translated as MDLQLNGLWGQQSLFPAGTRSLRRVLLPCALESDFPAAAISRLAEHESWRKEVHRPATHTHKWWAQRLGTVFRAILTAAVTGDAKAAGTAYASRPDLEGLVVYDPFAGSGTTLVEAAKLRATIVGRDINPVATLVQRQALQPWNEERLRAAYRSVEQACRKQIDALHVSAAGDAVLYYFWVAVASCPRCDDQVDLFSSYVFARHAYPRRYPAAQATCPSCRCVVGVDLSTDDRIRCRKGHESPLDGPVRGQYMTCSCGHRTRVVDALAGSPPGYRMYAKLVVRPDGTKAYEAVDEFDTRLFEQAERLLAQGSGSLVQPVGNLDDGINTRQAIRWGYRRWEQFFNARQLYCLGLLGAAIRDLDAGAAEREALTTLFSGTLEFNNLFCSYKGEGTGAVRHMFSHHILKPERVPLEAHPWGTPYSSGAFSTLFESRLLRAHAYKNNPHDIVLEGDRPVRRFSLSYPLSGRVVQRWEDIGPGATAQVVCGDSASTDLPDESVDLVVTDPPFMDNVHYSELADFFHAWLTGIVPFAGYPDSAVSTRDPQEVQSASAEAFGAAIEAVWKECCRVLRPEGLLAFTFHQARIAGWTALMLALRNAGFQATAIQPIKAEMSTSVTKSGASEPSNLDSIIVCRKLGIGTPFAASPSDATGKALRHLDALRRAGIAFGAGDVASVVRGSVLSLLTSPDCQLHLRDLVEVSERTLAQMAPERDPSKDIRSHR; from the coding sequence GTGGACCTACAGCTCAATGGCCTGTGGGGGCAGCAATCGTTGTTTCCGGCCGGCACTCGGTCGCTCCGGCGTGTCCTCTTGCCGTGCGCTCTGGAATCGGATTTCCCCGCCGCTGCTATCAGCCGGTTGGCGGAACACGAGTCGTGGCGCAAGGAGGTTCACCGTCCTGCGACTCACACCCACAAGTGGTGGGCGCAGCGGCTCGGAACGGTGTTCCGCGCGATCTTGACGGCCGCTGTGACCGGCGACGCGAAGGCGGCCGGGACGGCCTACGCGTCCAGACCCGACCTCGAAGGCCTGGTCGTCTACGACCCCTTTGCCGGTTCAGGGACGACGCTCGTGGAGGCGGCCAAACTTCGCGCGACGATTGTTGGCCGTGACATCAACCCGGTGGCGACGCTGGTGCAGCGGCAAGCGCTGCAGCCGTGGAACGAAGAGCGACTGCGGGCCGCCTACCGTTCGGTGGAACAGGCGTGCCGCAAGCAGATCGACGCCCTGCACGTCTCGGCGGCAGGTGACGCCGTGCTCTATTACTTCTGGGTCGCGGTCGCCTCGTGTCCGCGCTGCGACGATCAGGTCGATCTGTTCTCCAGCTACGTCTTCGCCCGGCACGCCTATCCCCGCCGCTATCCCGCAGCGCAGGCGACCTGTCCGAGTTGCCGCTGCGTCGTGGGCGTCGATCTGTCGACCGATGATCGAATCCGCTGTCGCAAGGGTCACGAATCTCCACTCGACGGCCCAGTCCGCGGGCAGTACATGACCTGCTCGTGTGGCCATCGGACGAGGGTTGTCGACGCGCTCGCCGGCTCGCCTCCGGGCTATCGCATGTACGCCAAACTTGTCGTGCGTCCGGATGGCACCAAGGCGTACGAAGCGGTCGACGAGTTTGATACTAGGCTCTTTGAGCAGGCAGAGCGGTTGCTCGCTCAGGGTTCGGGTTCGCTCGTCCAGCCGGTCGGGAACCTGGATGACGGCATCAACACACGGCAGGCGATCCGCTGGGGGTACCGGCGATGGGAGCAGTTCTTCAACGCCCGGCAACTCTACTGCCTGGGGCTTCTCGGTGCCGCTATCCGAGACCTTGACGCCGGCGCAGCCGAAAGGGAGGCGCTCACGACCCTGTTCTCGGGCACCCTAGAGTTCAACAATCTCTTCTGCTCTTACAAGGGAGAGGGAACCGGCGCGGTCCGGCACATGTTCAGCCATCACATCCTCAAGCCAGAACGTGTCCCACTGGAGGCGCACCCTTGGGGCACGCCGTACTCGTCTGGCGCGTTCTCGACGCTGTTCGAGAGTCGACTGCTGCGCGCGCACGCCTACAAGAACAACCCGCATGACATCGTGCTGGAGGGCGACCGGCCGGTGCGCCGCTTCAGCCTCTCGTATCCGCTCAGCGGCCGAGTCGTGCAACGCTGGGAGGACATCGGGCCCGGTGCGACGGCTCAGGTGGTCTGCGGGGACTCAGCGTCGACGGACCTGCCCGACGAGTCGGTAGACCTCGTCGTCACTGACCCGCCGTTTATGGATAACGTGCACTACTCCGAGTTGGCCGACTTCTTCCACGCGTGGCTGACAGGCATCGTCCCGTTCGCCGGCTACCCCGATAGTGCAGTCTCGACCAGAGATCCACAGGAGGTCCAGAGTGCCTCTGCCGAGGCGTTTGGCGCGGCGATCGAGGCCGTGTGGAAGGAGTGCTGTCGCGTCCTTCGCCCAGAAGGGCTGCTCGCTTTCACGTTCCACCAGGCCCGGATCGCCGGTTGGACAGCGCTGATGCTGGCGTTGCGTAACGCTGGCTTCCAGGCGACAGCGATACAGCCGATCAAGGCCGAGATGTCGACCAGCGTCACCAAGTCTGGCGCGAGCGAACCGAGCAACCTGGACTCGATCATCGTTTGCCGCAAGCTCGGGATTGGCACGCCGTTCGCTGCCTCTCCGTCTGACGCGACCGGCAAGGCCCTGCGGCACTTGGACGCGCTGCGGCGAGCCGGCATCGCCTTCGGAGCGGGCGACGTGGCTTCGGTGGTTCGTGGGAGTGTCCTGTCGCTGCTCACGAGCCCGGACTGCCAACTTCATCTGCGCGATCTCGTAGAGGTCTCAGAACGCACGCTCGCCCAGATGGCGCCCGAGAGAGACCCGAGCAAGGACATCCGCAGCCATCGTTGA